The Planctomycetia bacterium region ATGGCCTGGAAAACGGGTTTGCGCGAGGGGGCTCCTGTGCGCCAAGGCGAGGTGATCTGTGAGATCCAAGGGATCGATCCCTTCTTGATTCGGCGTCTGGAGCAGCAGGTTCTGTACGGACAGCAAAAGCGGGACGCTAGCCGACTGAAGGTAGACGAGTATCGCGAGCAGGTGACCGCCTTTACCGAGGCTCGCCAACGGACCATTGAAGCGGGATTGCAAGGGATTGAAGCCGCCAAACAGAAAGTCGCCGCCGAAGAGCAAGCGCTGAGCGCGGCGAAGGCCGGTGAGGACCAGGTCCGCGTGAATGTGGAGCGTCGTCGGCAGATGTTCGCCGAGCAACTCGTCTCGCGTTTGGACTTGGAGCAAGAAGAGCGCAAGTACCTCGAAGCGACCGCAAAACTACGGGAAGCCGAAGCCAAAGTCGCCGGCGCCAAGGCGGACGTATCCGCCAAACAGGCGGAGCTTGAACTAAAGACGCGCGAAGCGGATGCCAAAATCTCCTCCGCCGAAGCCATGTCGCGAACCGCCGAAGGGGACGTCGCCGTCGCCGAGAAAGAACTGGTGGAAAGCGAATCAAAACTCGCTCAGCAGCGCAGTCAAGCGATCGCATCGCCCATCGACGGCACCTTGCTGCGACTGCTCGTGAATCAAGGAGGAGAAATCGTCAGCGAAGGCGATCCGCTTTTCATCGTCGTGCCCGATCAGGCCGAACGCGCTGTGGAGTTGTGGCTCGACGGAAATGACATTCCCCTCGTGAGCGAGGGCCGCCAGGTGCGCCTGCAGTTCGAAGGCTGGCCGGCGGTGCAGTTCGTCGGCTGGCCCTCGGCGGCCGTAGGCACTTTCGGCGGACAGATCGTGAATATTGA contains the following coding sequences:
- a CDS encoding HlyD family efflux transporter periplasmic adaptor subunit; this encodes MTPSTNQMPLLPVIRRTELPRFARWVARSLLFGCLAITAALGFLPWQQNVRGIGRVTAFAPLERQQEVKAAIKGRVMAWKTGLREGAPVRQGEVICEIQGIDPFLIRRLEQQVLYGQQKRDASRLKVDEYREQVTAFTEARQRTIEAGLQGIEAAKQKVAAEEQALSAAKAGEDQVRVNVERRRQMFAEQLVSRLDLEQEERKYLEATAKLREAEAKVAGAKADVSAKQAELELKTREADAKISSAEAMSRTAEGDVAVAEKELVESESKLAQQRSQAIASPIDGTLLRLLVNQGGEIVSEGDPLFIVVPDQAERAVELWLDGNDIPLVSEGRQVRLQFEGWPAVQFVGWPSAAVGTFGGQIVNIDSTDNGKGEFRVLVMPLAGEEKWPTGKFLRQGQRANGWVLLDRVPLWYEFWRQINGFPPVVSMEEPKADAKDKSKSGGEIKLKSKK